One window from the genome of Natrialba magadii ATCC 43099 encodes:
- the tuf gene encoding translation elongation factor EF-1 subunit alpha → MSERHQNLAVIGHVDHGKSTLVGRLLYETGSVPEHVIEQHREEAEEKGKGGFEFAYVMDNLAEERERGVTIDIAHQEFTTDEYDFTIVDCPGHRDFVKNMITGASQADNAVLVVAADDGVAPQTQEHVFLARTLGIDELIIGVNKMDVVDYKESTYDDVVDEVTQLLKQVQFNTDDASFIPISAFEGDNIADASDNTPWYSEETLLEALNDLPEPQPPTDAPLRLPIQDVYTISGIGTVPVGRIETGVMNIGDDVSFQPSDVGGEVKTIEMHHEEVPKAEPGDNVGFNVRGIGKDDIRRGDVCGPADEPPSVAETFQAQVVVMQHPSVITAGYTPVFHAHTSQVACTIESIDKKMDPSSGEVAEENPDFIQSGDAAVVTIRPQKPLSIEPSSEIPELGSFAIRDMGQTIAAGKVLDVNEK, encoded by the coding sequence ATGAGCGAACGACACCAGAACCTGGCCGTAATTGGTCACGTTGACCACGGGAAAAGTACGCTCGTGGGCCGACTCCTCTACGAGACGGGGAGCGTTCCCGAGCACGTCATCGAACAGCACCGCGAAGAAGCAGAAGAGAAGGGCAAGGGCGGATTCGAATTCGCCTACGTGATGGACAACCTCGCCGAGGAGCGAGAGCGTGGTGTCACCATCGACATCGCCCACCAGGAGTTCACCACCGACGAGTACGACTTTACCATCGTCGACTGTCCTGGTCACCGCGACTTCGTCAAGAACATGATCACGGGCGCATCCCAGGCGGACAACGCCGTCCTCGTCGTCGCTGCTGACGACGGTGTCGCGCCCCAGACCCAGGAGCACGTCTTCCTGGCTCGTACCCTCGGTATCGACGAACTCATCATCGGCGTCAACAAGATGGACGTCGTCGACTACAAAGAGTCGACCTACGATGACGTCGTCGACGAGGTTACCCAGCTCCTCAAGCAGGTCCAGTTCAACACGGACGACGCCTCGTTCATCCCAATCTCGGCGTTCGAAGGCGACAACATCGCAGACGCCTCCGACAACACGCCGTGGTACAGCGAGGAGACCCTCCTCGAGGCACTCAACGACCTGCCAGAGCCACAGCCACCAACGGACGCACCGCTCCGACTCCCAATTCAGGACGTCTACACCATCTCGGGTATCGGTACCGTCCCAGTCGGACGTATCGAGACCGGTGTCATGAACATCGGCGACGACGTCTCCTTCCAGCCAAGCGACGTTGGCGGCGAGGTCAAGACGATCGAGATGCACCACGAAGAGGTGCCAAAGGCCGAACCCGGTGACAACGTTGGATTCAACGTTCGCGGCATCGGTAAGGACGACATCCGCCGCGGTGACGTCTGTGGCCCAGCCGACGAGCCACCAAGCGTCGCCGAGACGTTCCAGGCACAGGTCGTCGTCATGCAGCACCCATCCGTGATCACGGCCGGCTACACGCCGGTCTTCCACGCACACACCTCGCAGGTCGCCTGTACGATCGAGTCCATCGACAAGAAGATGGACCCATCGAGCGGCGAAGTCGCCGAGGAGAACCCAGACTTCATCCAGTCGGGTGACGCTGCTGTGGTCACCATCCGCCCACAGAAGCCCCTCAGCATCGAGCCGTCCAGCGAGATCCCAGAACTCGGGAGCTTCGCCATCCGTGACATGGGTCAGACCATCGCGGCCGGCAAGGTCCTCGACGTCAACGAGAAATAA
- the rpsJ gene encoding 30S ribosomal protein S10, protein MQQARVRLAGTSPDDLDDICDDVREIANNTGVNLSGPIPLPTKTLEVPTRKSPDGEGTATWEHWEMRVHKRLIDLDADERALRQLMRIQVPNDVSIEIVLED, encoded by the coding sequence ATGCAGCAGGCACGCGTTCGACTCGCGGGCACGAGTCCAGACGACTTAGACGACATCTGTGACGACGTCCGCGAGATTGCGAACAACACCGGCGTCAACCTCAGCGGTCCGATTCCGCTGCCGACCAAGACCCTCGAGGTGCCGACCCGGAAGTCGCCTGACGGCGAGGGCACCGCGACGTGGGAGCACTGGGAGATGCGCGTCCACAAGCGCCTGATCGATCTGGACGCCGACGAACGCGCACTCCGACAGCTCATGCGCATCCAGGTGCCAAACGACGTCTCGATCGAGATCGTCCTCGAAGACTAA
- a CDS encoding rhomboid family intramembrane serine protease — protein sequence MANRSRPRPGASASRSTGSGSSASESPAANDQPSPIYELLVIFGLVFLIQVITDIVGIMAGLFVLTLPLAENPWTIVTSVYAHGGLWHLLSNSLALVLFGWPVARATSRVRFHTFVLVTGSIAGISQVLISGFAAAAPIVSGDPVGVLGASGAIFALLGYLITGNRLSAGFASIIDVPQWVTIAVFVGLATVVTLMTAAPRVALIAHFTGFLLGLLAGRARLLEI from the coding sequence ATGGCGAACCGATCGCGGCCACGCCCTGGCGCATCGGCCTCCCGCTCGACCGGATCCGGTTCCAGCGCCTCCGAATCCCCTGCTGCCAACGACCAGCCAAGCCCCATCTACGAGCTCCTCGTTATCTTCGGACTCGTCTTCCTTATCCAGGTGATCACCGACATTGTCGGTATCATGGCCGGCCTGTTCGTGCTCACTCTCCCACTCGCCGAGAACCCCTGGACCATCGTGACCAGTGTCTACGCCCACGGCGGTCTCTGGCACCTCCTCTCGAACAGTCTCGCGCTCGTTCTCTTCGGCTGGCCAGTCGCCCGCGCAACGTCGCGTGTGCGGTTTCACACGTTCGTCCTCGTCACCGGCTCGATTGCCGGCATTTCGCAGGTTCTCATCAGCGGCTTCGCGGCCGCAGCACCCATTGTCAGTGGCGACCCTGTCGGCGTTCTCGGCGCGAGTGGCGCCATCTTCGCACTCCTTGGCTACCTCATTACCGGCAACCGACTCTCCGCCGGCTTCGCGTCGATTATTGACGTCCCACAGTGGGTAACGATCGCCGTCTTCGTCGGCCTCGCGACCGTCGTCACTCTCATGACCGCTGCACCTCGTGTCGCCCTGATCGCTCACTTCACCGGCTTTCTGCTCGGCTTACTCGCCGGGCGCGCCCGCCTGCTCGAGATTTGA
- a CDS encoding CBS domain-containing protein → MEDIFVGRIMSTSLHTVRQDTLVETAGQVMRENDIGSVIVVDSDNHLAGILTTTDFVDIVAQSQPKAETTVERYMTENVVTAAAQDSVRDAAATMLEHGCHHLPVVDEDEGVIGIVTTTDLASYLSRGRTPHAGPTIGTAECR, encoded by the coding sequence ATGGAAGATATCTTCGTCGGCCGCATCATGTCCACGTCACTCCACACGGTACGGCAAGACACGTTGGTCGAAACCGCCGGACAGGTCATGCGCGAGAACGATATTGGATCCGTGATCGTTGTCGACTCAGACAACCATCTCGCGGGCATTCTGACAACGACCGATTTTGTCGATATCGTCGCCCAGAGCCAGCCTAAAGCGGAAACGACGGTCGAGCGCTACATGACCGAGAACGTCGTCACCGCCGCCGCACAGGACAGCGTCCGCGACGCCGCAGCCACCATGCTCGAGCACGGCTGTCACCACCTCCCGGTGGTCGACGAGGACGAAGGCGTCATCGGTATCGTAACGACGACCGACCTCGCATCCTACCTCTCCCGCGGCCGAACACCACACGCCGGCCCGACCATCGGAACGGCGGAGTGCCGATAG
- a CDS encoding thiamine pyrophosphate-binding protein codes for MRINEAVIDRLVANGVDTLFGIPGKQTLPLNEAISERTDIDFIMARHETAVSHQAWGYAETSGGLAATVVIPGPGDMNAMNGLKNALNDCTPLVHMAVETEPEIRGGDGIHETPPDTYDNVVKENVTVETPESTIAELQRAIDIALTAPMGPVRVGIPKNFLPMDVPLAEPGETETRTVGSPADERIAEAADLLAESERPIIIAGGGVRASGASDELTSLAETLDAPVFPTYKGKAVLPDDHDLFAGVLCGGTGSAVKHQIAAADAALGVGTDLDAVTMKHWEIDVPDDLVHVTLDADDIGVGYDPAVGIVADAGRTMGALESALDTRSIASTNGHERARETRQAVEDRLAELVAVEEPPLPSPSALSAIRDAVPREAVVAADAGGFRLWSLVMFEAYEPRDYVNPGSWATMGSGVPSAIGAKAANPDQDVVALTGDGGLMMCVHELHTLADEDIDVTVIVLNNSDYAIISEEAERSYRMDASEYGWQDVPLDFDAIASGMGLETMRAGTPDEIRETVAAAVESDGPTLVEISTDPHEPQASVWMSD; via the coding sequence ATGCGAATTAATGAAGCCGTCATCGACCGACTGGTTGCGAACGGGGTCGACACCCTGTTTGGTATTCCCGGGAAACAGACCCTGCCGCTGAACGAAGCGATCAGCGAGCGCACGGACATCGACTTCATCATGGCTCGCCACGAGACTGCCGTCTCCCACCAGGCGTGGGGCTACGCTGAAACGAGCGGTGGTCTTGCTGCGACCGTCGTCATCCCCGGCCCCGGTGACATGAACGCCATGAACGGGCTGAAGAACGCGCTCAACGACTGCACGCCGCTCGTCCACATGGCCGTCGAGACCGAACCCGAGATCCGTGGCGGTGACGGTATCCACGAAACACCACCAGATACCTACGACAACGTCGTCAAGGAGAACGTCACCGTCGAAACGCCCGAGAGTACCATCGCCGAACTCCAGCGCGCGATCGACATCGCGCTCACCGCGCCGATGGGGCCCGTTCGCGTCGGCATCCCCAAGAATTTCCTCCCGATGGACGTTCCGCTCGCCGAACCCGGCGAAACCGAAACCCGAACCGTTGGCTCCCCTGCCGACGAGCGGATCGCCGAGGCTGCAGACCTCCTTGCCGAATCTGAACGGCCGATCATCATCGCCGGCGGTGGCGTCCGCGCGTCCGGCGCGAGCGACGAACTCACATCCCTCGCCGAAACACTCGACGCCCCGGTATTCCCGACCTACAAGGGCAAGGCCGTCCTCCCGGACGATCACGACCTCTTCGCGGGCGTGCTCTGTGGCGGCACCGGCAGCGCGGTCAAACACCAGATCGCCGCCGCAGACGCGGCTCTCGGCGTTGGAACCGACCTCGACGCCGTCACGATGAAACACTGGGAGATCGACGTGCCGGACGATCTCGTCCACGTCACCCTCGATGCCGACGACATCGGCGTCGGCTACGACCCCGCGGTCGGCATCGTCGCAGACGCCGGCCGAACGATGGGTGCACTCGAGTCCGCCCTCGACACTCGTTCGATCGCCTCGACGAACGGTCACGAGCGTGCGCGAGAGACGCGCCAGGCCGTCGAGGATCGCCTCGCAGAACTGGTCGCGGTTGAGGAACCGCCGCTGCCGTCTCCGAGTGCGCTGTCGGCGATTCGCGATGCAGTGCCCCGAGAGGCTGTCGTTGCCGCCGACGCGGGCGGGTTCCGCCTCTGGTCGCTCGTGATGTTCGAGGCATACGAACCTCGTGACTACGTCAACCCGGGCTCGTGGGCCACGATGGGGTCCGGCGTGCCATCGGCTATCGGCGCGAAGGCGGCGAATCCGGACCAGGACGTCGTTGCACTCACGGGCGACGGCGGACTGATGATGTGTGTTCACGAACTACACACGCTGGCCGACGAGGACATCGATGTGACCGTGATCGTGCTCAACAACAGCGATTACGCGATCATCAGCGAGGAGGCCGAACGCAGCTACCGGATGGACGCAAGCGAGTACGGCTGGCAGGACGTCCCGCTCGACTTCGATGCCATCGCGTCCGGGATGGGACTCGAGACGATGCGTGCTGGCACGCCGGATGAGATTCGCGAGACGGTTGCCGCGGCAGTCGAGAGCGACGGGCCAACGCTGGTCGAGATTTCGACGGATCCACACGAACCGCAGGCAAGCGTCTGGATGTCGGACTGA
- a CDS encoding MFS transporter: MSTAQTDRMSDNDRSITGFVMISHAVVHTYELSIPILMVIWLTEFSVSTAILGSAVAVGYGLFGVGALPAGILVDRFGSRELVLVCLAGMGGSFLLLSAAQGIVSITLALCVWGIAASIYHPAGLSLISTGVEQRGTGFAYHGMAGNFGIAFGPLLTAILLLFFDWRLVTAILVVPAGLAILYALTASFDEKAAVETQPDGGREPADEDTDTGGTTDGQVDNQMSLSRFLSDSRALFTIGFTVAMVVVMMNGLFYRGTLTFLPDVLSDFMPDVVEQLQLFDPDSPMAEEFDPASYLYAGLLMVGMAGQYVGGKLTDRIRTETGLTIIFASLAVVAVLFVPVAEAGLVPLLLIGSVLGFLLFSLQPMYQATIAEYSPPGERGLSYGYTYLGVFGVGAAGAAIAGFLLSIGSIWQTFAALAVFPATGAVLAIVLRRTGDRRA, encoded by the coding sequence ATGAGTACTGCGCAGACGGATCGAATGAGCGACAACGACAGGTCGATCACGGGGTTCGTGATGATCTCCCACGCGGTCGTCCACACGTACGAGCTCTCGATCCCGATTCTGATGGTAATCTGGCTCACGGAGTTCAGCGTGAGCACGGCGATTCTCGGCAGTGCGGTCGCGGTCGGCTACGGCCTCTTCGGTGTCGGCGCACTGCCGGCCGGCATTCTGGTCGACCGTTTTGGGTCGCGCGAACTCGTACTGGTCTGTCTGGCCGGGATGGGCGGTTCGTTCCTCCTGCTGAGTGCCGCACAGGGAATCGTGTCGATCACGCTGGCACTCTGTGTCTGGGGTATCGCAGCGAGTATCTACCACCCGGCAGGGCTGTCGTTGATCTCGACCGGCGTCGAACAGCGCGGCACCGGCTTCGCCTATCACGGCATGGCCGGCAACTTCGGCATCGCCTTCGGGCCGTTACTGACGGCGATTCTGCTGTTGTTCTTCGACTGGCGGCTCGTCACCGCAATTCTCGTCGTGCCGGCTGGTCTGGCGATTCTCTACGCCCTGACGGCGAGTTTCGACGAGAAGGCTGCCGTCGAGACGCAGCCTGATGGCGGTCGAGAACCAGCAGACGAGGATACCGACACCGGCGGAACGACCGACGGACAGGTCGACAACCAGATGTCGCTCTCGCGATTCCTGTCGGACAGTCGCGCGCTGTTCACCATCGGCTTCACGGTTGCGATGGTCGTCGTCATGATGAACGGGCTGTTCTACCGCGGGACGCTGACCTTCCTGCCTGACGTGCTGAGCGATTTCATGCCGGACGTCGTCGAACAACTACAGCTGTTCGACCCTGACAGCCCGATGGCCGAGGAGTTCGACCCGGCCTCCTACCTCTACGCCGGGCTTCTGATGGTCGGCATGGCCGGCCAGTACGTCGGCGGGAAGCTCACCGACCGAATCCGGACAGAAACCGGCCTCACGATAATCTTCGCTTCGCTCGCCGTCGTTGCGGTCCTGTTCGTCCCCGTCGCCGAAGCGGGCCTCGTTCCGCTGCTTCTCATCGGCTCGGTGCTCGGCTTCCTGCTGTTCTCGCTCCAGCCGATGTATCAGGCGACCATCGCGGAGTACAGCCCGCCCGGTGAACGCGGGCTCTCTTACGGCTACACCTACCTCGGCGTCTTCGGCGTCGGTGCCGCCGGCGCGGCGATTGCCGGCTTCCTCCTCTCAATCGGTTCCATCTGGCAAACGTTCGCGGCACTCGCCGTCTTCCCCGCCACAGGCGCAGTCCTCGCGATCGTGCTTCGCCGAACCGGCGATCGACGCGCCTGA
- a CDS encoding aminotransferase family protein — translation MLEEPTGDLNQIPTTIPHWYDPDGSPLTLESGDGATVFDDDGEEYLDFASQLYCVNAGHGNQQIIDAMTEQLEQIQYVSSSKHSPVRSELGERLVDIAPGDLSHVMFSVTGSEANELAVQLARKHTGGSKILTRWRSYHGSTYGAGSLTGDPETRALVESHAATTGSTKFLPPMSHPSPFNADSPEELAELAADHLEFVIRNEDPDSIAGIMMEPVAGSSGGYPAPPGYFERVRELCDKYDILLIADEVITGFGRCGEWFGIETEDVEPDMITFAKGVTSSYAPLAGVLARPEHVSGVQEDGFDLGQTFGGHPVGCAAGLAAIDVYEDGQIDNVRENASLFEDGLAELESQYDVVADARGRGYLWGVAFEDPATGEPFYDPRVDGDDVENPVSDVVSGLEDRGVLVGTGRPATQILLSPPLCTTAEEIETVLDALDAAITDAF, via the coding sequence ATGCTAGAAGAACCAACCGGTGACCTCAACCAAATTCCGACGACGATTCCACACTGGTACGACCCAGACGGAAGCCCGCTGACACTCGAGTCAGGCGACGGTGCGACGGTGTTTGACGACGACGGCGAGGAGTACCTCGATTTCGCCTCGCAGCTGTACTGCGTCAACGCTGGGCACGGTAACCAGCAGATCATCGACGCGATGACCGAGCAGCTAGAACAGATCCAGTACGTTTCGTCCTCGAAACACTCCCCCGTACGGTCCGAACTCGGCGAGCGACTGGTCGACATTGCTCCTGGCGACCTCTCGCACGTCATGTTCTCGGTCACTGGCAGCGAGGCGAACGAACTCGCCGTCCAGCTCGCGCGTAAACACACTGGCGGCTCGAAGATTCTGACCCGCTGGCGCTCCTATCACGGCTCGACCTACGGTGCCGGCAGCCTGACCGGCGACCCCGAAACACGTGCACTCGTCGAGAGTCACGCCGCGACGACCGGGTCGACGAAGTTCCTCCCCCCGATGTCACATCCATCGCCGTTCAACGCCGACAGTCCCGAGGAACTCGCCGAACTGGCCGCCGACCATCTCGAGTTCGTAATTCGCAACGAAGACCCCGACTCCATCGCTGGGATCATGATGGAACCAGTCGCCGGCTCGAGCGGCGGCTACCCAGCACCGCCAGGCTACTTCGAGCGCGTCCGCGAACTCTGTGACAAGTACGACATTCTGCTGATCGCAGACGAGGTCATCACCGGCTTCGGCCGCTGTGGCGAGTGGTTCGGAATCGAAACCGAGGACGTCGAACCGGACATGATCACGTTCGCGAAAGGCGTTACGAGTTCCTACGCCCCGCTCGCTGGCGTGCTCGCCCGGCCCGAACATGTTTCGGGCGTCCAGGAGGACGGCTTCGACCTCGGGCAGACGTTCGGTGGTCACCCCGTCGGCTGTGCGGCCGGCCTCGCCGCGATCGATGTCTACGAGGACGGTCAGATCGACAACGTCCGCGAGAACGCCTCACTCTTCGAGGACGGACTGGCCGAACTCGAGTCCCAGTACGACGTGGTCGCGGACGCGAGAGGTCGTGGCTACCTCTGGGGCGTTGCCTTCGAAGATCCAGCAACGGGCGAACCATTCTACGACCCGCGTGTAGACGGTGACGACGTGGAGAATCCGGTTTCGGACGTCGTCTCGGGGCTCGAAGACCGCGGTGTGCTCGTCGGCACCGGCCGCCCGGCGACGCAGATCCTGCTTTCGCCACCGCTGTGTACGACAGCTGAAGAGATCGAGACGGTCCTCGACGCACTGGACGCGGCGATCACGGACGCGTTCTGA
- a CDS encoding 8-oxo-dGTP diphosphatase: MIEATLCFVLRESEIDETNETSETSETSETSETSETSETDSNTDVLLIEKRRGLGEGWYNGPGGKLESGETPRECAVRETREEVGLEIAPDALEYAGELTFLLDEEIHTVCHVFRTTEFAGEPRPSDEARPEWVAVDDVPYDQMWEDDRLWLPGVLDGDTVAGEFHFAGGPPLDEAAFVDHELEWGVSFESR; the protein is encoded by the coding sequence ATGATCGAGGCAACACTCTGTTTCGTTCTTCGCGAGTCCGAGATTGACGAGACTAACGAAACCAGCGAGACCAGCGAGACCAGCGAGACCAGCGAGACCAGCGAGACCAGCGAGACTGACTCGAACACCGATGTCCTCCTCATCGAAAAACGCCGCGGCCTCGGCGAAGGCTGGTACAACGGCCCTGGCGGCAAACTCGAATCAGGCGAAACGCCGCGGGAGTGTGCCGTCCGCGAAACCCGCGAGGAAGTCGGCCTCGAGATTGCGCCAGACGCACTCGAGTACGCCGGCGAACTCACCTTCCTGCTCGACGAGGAGATCCACACCGTCTGTCACGTTTTCCGGACGACCGAGTTCGCCGGCGAGCCGCGTCCCTCGGACGAGGCGCGGCCCGAGTGGGTGGCGGTCGACGACGTGCCCTACGACCAGATGTGGGAGGACGACCGCCTCTGGCTGCCGGGCGTTCTCGACGGCGACACCGTCGCCGGCGAATTCCACTTCGCGGGCGGGCCGCCGCTCGACGAGGCGGCGTTCGTGGACCACGAACTCGAGTGGGGGGTTTCGTTCGAGTCACGATAG
- a CDS encoding quinone oxidoreductase family protein translates to MQAIEVSEYGDSSQLAVTDADLPEPDAGEVRIEVEAAGINFADIMQRRGVYPSGPEPTYVPGMEAAGTIDATGEGVGLDEGDRVVAMLNTGGYAEYATANAQMLFPIPEGMSFAEAAGFPVQFLTAHSCLFEWGGLEEGETVLIQAAAGGVGTAAVQLASNAGAEVFGTASTQEKLDLASELGCDHPINYTETDFREVIDEETDGEGVDLVLESVGDDVFERSLDALAHFGRMVTYGVASGVPAEAENRRLLFENKSVSGFHLGQASYHDPSKIMKAVPDLTQGLTSGDLEVILGEEFALEDAADAHQYIEDRKSSGKVVLRP, encoded by the coding sequence ATGCAGGCCATCGAAGTATCAGAGTACGGCGACAGCTCGCAACTCGCGGTCACCGATGCCGACCTGCCCGAACCGGACGCGGGCGAGGTCCGGATCGAGGTCGAGGCCGCCGGGATCAACTTCGCAGACATCATGCAGCGCCGCGGCGTCTACCCCAGCGGCCCAGAGCCGACCTACGTTCCCGGCATGGAGGCCGCGGGCACGATCGATGCCACCGGCGAGGGCGTCGGCCTGGACGAGGGCGACCGCGTCGTCGCGATGCTCAACACCGGTGGCTACGCAGAGTACGCCACCGCGAACGCCCAGATGCTCTTCCCGATTCCAGAGGGAATGAGCTTCGCGGAGGCCGCCGGCTTCCCCGTTCAGTTTCTCACCGCCCACTCCTGTCTGTTCGAGTGGGGCGGACTCGAGGAAGGCGAAACCGTGCTGATCCAGGCTGCCGCCGGCGGCGTCGGCACCGCCGCTGTCCAGCTAGCCTCGAATGCGGGTGCAGAGGTCTTCGGTACCGCGAGCACGCAGGAGAAACTCGACCTCGCAAGTGAGTTAGGCTGTGATCACCCGATCAACTACACCGAGACGGACTTCCGAGAGGTCATCGACGAAGAAACCGACGGCGAGGGCGTCGACCTCGTCCTCGAGAGCGTCGGCGACGACGTCTTCGAGCGCAGTCTCGATGCACTGGCCCACTTCGGACGCATGGTCACCTACGGCGTCGCGAGCGGCGTGCCAGCCGAAGCCGAGAACCGCCGGCTTCTGTTCGAGAACAAGAGCGTCTCCGGCTTCCACCTCGGCCAGGCCTCCTACCACGACCCGAGCAAGATCATGAAAGCCGTTCCCGACCTCACACAGGGACTGACCAGCGGCGACCTCGAGGTCATCCTCGGCGAGGAGTTCGCACTCGAGGACGCGGCCGATGCACACCAGTATATCGAGGATCGGAAGAGTTCAGGGAAGGTCGTGTTGCGGCCCTGA
- the proS gene encoding proline--tRNA ligase yields MSDESQELGITESKSHKPGEWYAEVVQKANLADYAPMGGFIVTKPRGYALWEAIQDALDGWFKETGVDNVYFPMFIPESFLEREKDIVEGFDPEVAWVTHGGHDELEERLAVRPTSESIIAPFMADWTRSHRDLPLRLNQWCSVVRWEATETKPFFRTKEFMWQEGHTAHATDESAWEEVWTRLDQYEKVYEEVLAIPVLRGKKPEHDKFPGADTTTTVEALMPDGKSVQGATSHNLGQSFAEAFDISFVDEDEEERTAYTTSWGLSWRALGALIMTHSDDQGLVLPPTIAPTQVAIVPIWQEETKADVLEYSQNIADELEEAGFSVELDDRDERNPGFKFNEHELNGVPLRLEIGPYEVEDEEVTLVHRPDNEEAVEDRDGIVDAVDDHLETIFDKLYDTAAENLEENVREAHSPEDILGTLGKHGGYVKTPWCGDEACEEVIKEKIAAEIVMQPLEDEGGTTAGEVPEPEHDECGVCGDAADEIAYFAKSY; encoded by the coding sequence ATGAGCGACGAAAGTCAGGAACTCGGTATCACCGAGTCGAAATCGCACAAACCCGGTGAGTGGTACGCCGAGGTCGTCCAGAAGGCGAACCTCGCGGACTACGCACCGATGGGCGGGTTCATCGTCACGAAGCCCCGCGGCTACGCCCTCTGGGAGGCCATTCAGGACGCCCTCGACGGCTGGTTCAAAGAGACCGGCGTCGACAACGTCTACTTCCCGATGTTCATCCCCGAGAGCTTCTTAGAGCGGGAGAAGGACATCGTCGAAGGCTTCGACCCCGAAGTCGCCTGGGTCACCCACGGCGGCCACGACGAACTCGAGGAGCGTCTCGCCGTGCGCCCGACCAGTGAGTCCATCATCGCGCCGTTCATGGCCGACTGGACCCGCAGCCACCGCGACCTGCCGCTGCGACTGAACCAGTGGTGTTCGGTCGTCCGCTGGGAGGCCACGGAGACGAAGCCGTTCTTCCGCACGAAGGAGTTCATGTGGCAGGAGGGCCACACCGCCCACGCGACCGACGAGAGCGCCTGGGAGGAGGTCTGGACCCGCCTCGACCAGTACGAGAAGGTGTACGAGGAGGTCCTCGCGATTCCCGTCCTGCGCGGGAAGAAGCCCGAACACGACAAGTTCCCCGGTGCGGACACGACCACGACCGTTGAGGCACTGATGCCCGACGGCAAGTCCGTTCAGGGCGCGACCAGCCACAACCTCGGGCAGAGCTTCGCCGAGGCGTTCGACATCTCGTTCGTCGACGAGGACGAAGAAGAACGCACCGCCTACACCACCTCGTGGGGGCTCTCCTGGCGCGCACTCGGTGCCCTCATCATGACCCACTCCGACGACCAGGGGCTCGTCCTTCCGCCCACCATCGCACCCACGCAGGTCGCCATCGTCCCCATCTGGCAGGAAGAGACGAAAGCGGACGTACTCGAGTACTCCCAGAATATCGCGGACGAACTCGAGGAGGCCGGCTTCAGCGTCGAACTCGACGACCGGGACGAGCGCAATCCTGGCTTCAAGTTCAACGAACACGAACTCAACGGCGTCCCGCTTCGACTCGAAATCGGCCCGTACGAGGTCGAGGACGAGGAAGTCACGCTCGTCCACCGGCCTGACAACGAGGAAGCTGTCGAGGATCGAGACGGCATCGTCGATGCGGTCGATGACCACCTGGAGACGATCTTCGACAAACTCTACGACACGGCAGCCGAGAATCTCGAGGAGAACGTTCGCGAGGCCCACAGCCCCGAAGACATCCTCGGAACGCTCGGCAAACACGGCGGCTACGTGAAGACGCCGTGGTGTGGCGACGAGGCCTGTGAGGAGGTCATCAAGGAGAAGATCGCCGCCGAGATCGTCATGCAGCCACTCGAGGACGAGGGCGGCACGACAGCGGGCGAGGTTCCCGAACCCGAGCACGACGAGTGTGGCGTCTGTGGTGACGCAGCCGACGAAATCGCGTACTTCGCGAAATCGTACTGA